Genomic segment of Paenibacillus sp. FSL R5-0623:
ACAATAACCGCTGCTGCTGCATCACCGAAATTGGCGAAGTATACGGGATCATCGGGACTGGCGTGAGGAGCCACGTAATCGGAGCCGATGATTAATGCCCTGCGAATTCGAGGATTGCCCAGCATCTGTCGGCTAACTTGTTCGAAAGCAGCAGTCATACCCGCGCAGTTGGCGTTGCTGTCAATACAGATCGTGTGAGAAGCGCCGTTAATCAGGCGGTGAATCATCAGGGAATTTGTAGGAAAGATGTATTCTGGCGTTTGGCTTGCATAAGCAATCAGATCAATATCTGCACCGGTGAGTCCGGTTTTTTCCAGTAGGTTACTGGCTGCCTCAAAGGCCATGCTTAGTGAGTTTTCGTCATCGTTGTCAATTTTATAACGTGTATCACGACCAAGTGCCTTTAACAATCCTCGAATATCTACACCTCTTGCGTCAAAATGTTCAATATAAAAGTCATTGTGCACCTTGGTTGCTGGATGATAGATATCGATATCTACAATACGAATTCCGGCCATCTTCATTCTCCTCTTGAGCGGAAGGGTGAATTCCCAGCTTATCCGCCTGGTTTATTAAGTGGTAACGGTAGAGATGATTTCGAGATTGTCCAGACCGACTGACCGGCCGAGCCGGGACAACTGCATTTTTAGAATCGCGTTGTTCTCGAGGGTCAACACGACTTTTTTGTATTCGTCTTTTTTGAACATCTGAAGGCATCCTTCCAGAAGAGGCACAATCTCCGGAGCAGTAACATTCAACTTTTTGCAATCGATGTTCAGGTTATACTCCTTGGTATTAATAGGAGCGATCGTATCCTGATAGGCCGAGATGGAACGCAAACCGTCTTCTTGAGAGAAAGAACCCTCCAGTTCAATGTTTAACACCTTGTTCGGAACGTCAGTCTTCAGAATGAAATTTCCCATGCTTGATCTCTCTCCTTTAAATGAGTTAAGGCTATCCTGTTAATGGATACACAGCCCATTGGGCCTCTACTAAAGGCTTCTAAGATGCGAGCTGGTTCGAAGGATAATTTAACCATATTATAAAGGTAGGAATGTAAAAAGATCAATAAAAAAGTCGAATCATGTATAAAAATGTAGAAAAGTGAATTACTGTATTTCATCCAATGTGGCAAGCAAAATATTAAACGCACTTATGATCCGCGGAGCACCTACACACGGAGCCAAATGTAGCAATATCCCCTTGAGTTGATCTACAGTTACCCCGACACTCAGAGCCATCGTGTAATGCACGCCTAGTTGTTCATACTGTCCTTGGGTGATCAACGAAGATATGATAGCGACTTCCTTCCATTGATCAGTAATGGTGGTGCGCTGAAAAATATCCCCATATGCTGTCCCCATAATAAATTCAGATAATTCGGGAAAATGCTCCTTGATTGGTGCAAGGGCTCTTGCGCCGTACTCACCAGAAAGTTTAGCAAAACGGTCCAGTCCCTGAGCTACATGTTCGCTCATGATATGCTCCTCCTAATTCAAAGTTACGGTGCGGTGAGCCGTAGGTGGAATTTCAT
This window contains:
- a CDS encoding 3-oxoacyl-[acyl-carrier-protein] synthase III C-terminal domain-containing protein, which translates into the protein MKMAGIRIVDIDIYHPATKVHNDFYIEHFDARGVDIRGLLKALGRDTRYKIDNDDENSLSMAFEAASNLLEKTGLTGADIDLIAYASQTPEYIFPTNSLMIHRLINGASHTICIDSNANCAGMTAAFEQVSRQMLGNPRIRRALIIGSDYVAPHASPDDPVYFANFGDAAAAVIVERDEHAVGFIDSIYQTDTCVYGNSLFPAEGLAKLGKTGVDPGAFHVKFIPFDDSICVDAASESIRTLLTRNEIGPDEIRAACFSQLSISNIRAVSKNVGIGDDIAVYIGDEFGYTSTSSPFIALHRAVTTGQIQRGDKVLFWTVGAGWQNVAMVIEY
- a CDS encoding carboxymuconolactone decarboxylase family protein; the protein is MSEHVAQGLDRFAKLSGEYGARALAPIKEHFPELSEFIMGTAYGDIFQRTTITDQWKEVAIISSLITQGQYEQLGVHYTMALSVGVTVDQLKGILLHLAPCVGAPRIISAFNILLATLDEIQ